The proteins below come from a single Eubacterium limosum genomic window:
- a CDS encoding CPBP family intramembrane glutamic endopeptidase, with the protein MDLLKNGCRRHGILAALVLGVAAIAVLFGFEVLLIRGLGLPGILSATAIRFILGALMILLLLKLEVAEKLGFTGKGLGKSLLLAWPFFLLFAGILALSFISANVSDKGISWSWLLAQIVFMTSVAFFEELVFRAGVVNLVKNGLGASRSSSIKTAVIAGLIFSLAHCLNLIGQADLSYTLTQVISNFGMGLFLSTIYLRTGNLVGPMIFHAVNDIVPAVAVEYLAGSPSASAGAAGGVSPTVLVTFVLYVGLSAFYLRRVGKKQS; encoded by the coding sequence CCTTGTCCTCGGTGTTGCTGCCATTGCGGTTCTTTTTGGATTTGAGGTACTTTTAATCCGAGGCCTTGGGCTGCCTGGTATTTTATCGGCCACGGCCATACGCTTTATTCTGGGAGCCCTTATGATTTTACTGCTCCTGAAGCTTGAGGTTGCAGAAAAGCTGGGCTTTACCGGAAAGGGACTTGGAAAATCCCTTTTACTCGCCTGGCCCTTTTTTCTACTTTTTGCTGGCATTCTGGCACTTTCGTTTATCTCTGCCAATGTTTCGGACAAAGGGATTAGCTGGAGCTGGCTGCTGGCTCAAATTGTTTTTATGACCTCGGTTGCTTTCTTTGAAGAGCTGGTCTTTCGGGCTGGCGTGGTCAACCTTGTTAAGAACGGCCTGGGCGCCTCCCGCAGTTCATCCATCAAAACAGCGGTGATCGCCGGACTTATTTTTTCTCTGGCCCACTGCCTTAACCTCATCGGCCAGGCAGATCTCTCCTACACCCTGACTCAGGTGATCAGCAACTTTGGCATGGGCCTGTTTCTCTCCACGATTTATCTGCGCACAGGCAATCTTGTGGGGCCGATGATTTTTCACGCGGTCAATGACATTGTCCCAGCGGTGGCTGTCGAGTATCTTGCTGGCTCACCGTCTGCTTCGGCAGGCGCTGCAGGCGGTGTCAGCCCCACTGTTCTGGTCACCTTTGTGCTTTACGTGGGCCTCAGTGCCTTTTATCTGCGGCGTGTGGGTAAAAAACAATCATAA